From Ficedula albicollis isolate OC2 chromosome 7, FicAlb1.5, whole genome shotgun sequence:
AGTTTCCTTGGGAAAGGAGGGGCTGTAGCTCTGCATGGGCATGCAGATGTGAGCATATTTACCAAACAAGTTGGAGCCAAATTTTTTATCTTGTCCCCTACAGAGTAGTTTGAAAATCAGAAAGACATAAAAACAgctctttgaaatgaaagaaaagaaaaaaaaggaaaatcaatgtAATAGTTCTAAGAAGAGAGACATTTGCCTGATTTGAAATTAATGATATATGTGTGTTTGTACAAATGTTCTACAGAGCCaaaggctggggaaaaaaaactccatcTTGAAAGCCAGTTTCCAGACTAAGAGCAGGAACATTTTGGTTATGCATctaaaatgtctctttttatGCTTGTAGAGGCTACAGTAAGCTGGAATTTTACTGCTCCACTGGTCTGGGAGAATGCAGACCGTGGAGGAACTTATGATCTGGGCTGTCCTGATTTCAGCtaggatagagttaattttcctcttaGTAGCCAgtacagggctgtgttttggatccATTATGAGAAAAGAGTGTGTAACATATTGATGTTTTAGCTGTTGCCAAACGactatgaaaagaaaagaaaaattctcaaGGTACATGTCAAAAACAGAAAGAGACTTTTCAAAGTTACTAAAAGTGAAAGCTGTGTtattcagataaaataattataatgtTCTACAGAGCCaaaggctggggaaaaaaaactccatcTTGAAAGCCAGTTTCCAGACTAAGAGCAGGAACATTTTGGTTATGCATctaaaatgtctctttttatGCTTGTAGAGGCTACAGTAAGCTGGAATTTTACTGCTCCACTGGTCTGGGAGAATGCAGACCGTGGAGGAACTTATGATCTGGGCTGTCCTGATTTCAGCtaggatagagttaattttcctcttaGTAGCCAgtacagggctgtgttttggatccATTATGAGAAAAGAGTGTGTAACATATTGATGTTTTAGCTGTTGCCAAACGactatgaaaagaaaagaaaaattctcaaGGTACATGTCAAAAACAGAAAGAGACTTTTCAAAGTTACTAAAAGTGAAAGCTGTGTtattcagataaaataattatgttatCAGAGTAGAGAATTATAAAGCAACTTTAAGTTTTCAGAGAGAATGACAACAACATAAAAAGAATTATCAAAAAAATAGTATGCTTTAACATACCATGTTGAGCACATTCGTCTGCTACCTGGGAACCAGCAGCATCCATAATTGCTTTGAAGACCCCTTAAATCACACAACAAAAGCATACACACTCATTAAATCTCCTTAACTATCTCTACTCAAAACTCTACCCAACTTCTGTGCTCTACACATACCCTAAATTCCCGTATCGCAAGATACCACAAAGTTCAAAACCTTGACCGTTTTCCTGAAGTACTGCCTGTGACACATTGCACTGGCTTCAGAGAGAATGTTTCCTTCACTGCTGATTAGAAGTCATTAAAAACAACTACTATTTCATTGTTTCACTCACCAGACCCATATGCCCTTCACCAATGCTCCAAAAGCTTTGAAATACATCACCACTACTACATTACAATCCACTATGTCAGAACTCTCTCCTTCTTACAGGGCAATTTACTTAACCAGGGCTTTGTCTTACAGTGAAACATTCTAGGATAAGAGCATTTATTCAGATTTATACTTAAtctaaaaattctgtttaaacattttttgttttaagcaagaaaatatattcagatGCCTTCTATTTGGAAACTAAATCAAATATTCAGGATGTGTAAGAAACCTGTTTAGGATATATTTAATCATAACTCTTCATCTCTcatctgaaaaatgaaagtttcCCTTGTGGACAATTCTCTCCTCTACCCCCTTCTAAAAACTAGCCCAGGTTTATTGCTAAGGAAGTACATATTCAGTATCATACCTGTTTTGGCATCAAATGTTTGATTTGATATGTTTACAATAACCTCTGTATCTTGCTTGGTAATATCTCCGCTAATTACTTGGAGTGTGATGGAACCAATCTTCATTTCATGAACTCCCAATAGTTCAGAAGAAACAGGCCTAATGAAACctgcaggggaaagaaaaatacattaaacattaaaacacTTCTCGTTTAGTTTGGAGTGTTATTCTCTTCCACTGATTGAAATTTCTACTTATCCTTGTAAGGAATATGCTCTAGATCAGTTCAATAGATGTAGAGtgcctctgtttttctctttattccaTTTCTGAAAGCTGGGAGGGACAGTATTCTTCCTGTTTAAATGCTGTGAAAGTGAAACCATTTCTATTCCTGTAAATTTACACAATATGAATTCAAGAAAATGGCTTCGGGGCTTATCTGACCTGACCAGCTCTGCAACAgttttctgaattaattcttACAAGATGTGGAGCATCTAGTCTAAACTCATCTAACTCATATTTTACCTGCCCACTCTAAACTTCGTCTCTCTGATACTCAGCAACTGAGGAGGAAGAGCTTTATATCCTTACAAATTAGCTTCTGCTCTTGATGCAATACACTCATGTTTTGGCTATTGTGCCCCACTATTGTCAATTAAtaaatggaaaggaaattatCCACtctgtatatataaatatacatatattaatatatattattataaatatattaaatatcaGATACATATTCTatttatatatgaaaatataatatGTAGGTGATTAAAGCTAGAGAAATACATGTTATTTATGGCTTGTTTGGCCATGCGATTGCAAGTTCTTATAATTCTTTGAGCAGGACAAACTACTGTGTCTCCTACTGTTTTGATAAGACTGGCCCCACTGAGAGTTCAGCATGCCCTCAACAAAAGAAATTCCTCCTTAGGAATTTTGCAAGTGACATTTAAGAATGTGAGTCCATTAGGAGGGAAATAAATACCCTGTGCCctgatgatttttcttctgttttctgataCACATCGAACTACTTAACAGTACTTAAATTCTGTCCCACCCCTACACTACTtacctggctgtgctgctgcagcattgcAACTTTCATCTGCCCTAAGTTTTAGTTCAGTGGTAAAAGcctaagaagagaaaaaaagtagaCAAGATAGTATTTCACAGTATGTACACTGAATATTTCTGTAGTGAATATTAACAGTCACGTGGCTCTTGCTGAGGCACCTCACACATTTTATAGTCATATTTAGGTGTTAATAACAGTGCAAGACCCAGTGCAGACAGAGATAGTTCTGCATTGCTGAAACTCCTCTGTCAAAAGATGAGGGAGCATCTACAGGCATTTACAGTGCCAACAGCAAGGCAAATTTtgtctgcagcttctgcttGCTGAGAGTTTGCATTTCAGAGACACTGGAAAGACATCCCATTGTCACAAGACATTCCATGGCCCACAGCAGTAAGAAAGGGCCAAATTATTCCCTTAGAAAGCAGTATAAGTAAAACAGCTTATCAAGGTCTAACTAGAGCAGTATGTTACAAAGACAGCTTTGTCCTGAGAAGAACTACCTGAATGCTATCAATATCTTTTGGACTCAAGAGAAAATGAACTTCTTGGAGGTTCTTCCAAGCTTGGCTACTACTGAACCTGAATGCCACATCAAACATTAACTTAGAAACTATGGTTTTAGGAAATCCAAATCCTCCAGTCCCAATAGCTGGGAAAGTGATCGATTTCAGTCCAAGTTCTTCCGTTTTCTTCAAGCACAAATTGATTATATCTTCTAGGACctgtaaaacacagcaaaggtactttattttccaaaaggCATAATTTATTATTAGTTCCAAAGAAACTGGTATGACAAGCAGCTCTGAGTATCAAGGCATCTTTAAGGTCACTCCAGCGGAAGAAAATGGAGTCAAGTCATCTAAATTAACGAGGTTTAAACCTGTAATTTCAGGACAGATCCCAAATAAATTTGTAGCTGGGAGAGATGCGGGcgtaataattaaaatataccTTCTCTGTCTGTCCTCCATCCCACACGGGTAGTATGGCATGAAACATGAACTTGCAGGCCATAGCACATGCGCTGGTGCAGAGCACCGTGCCAGGACCAGCAACCTGACTTTTTACTGTGGTGTCAAACTCATCTTGGAGACCTGgtccagctcttcccagcaaGGCATTGCAAAGAGGCCCCACACCAAACTTCAGATCTGTGCCGACACTGTTGACGACAACATCCGTCTGCAACGAGATTACAAcgaaaatagcaaaaatatgCACCAAGATTAAAAGCCCTACCAATGCAACACACAGTGAAAGAAACAAGATGCCAGTGGATACCCAAAACAGCAGCCCAGACAGGTACCTATTTTGCCTAATATCCAACCAAGATAGCTACTTTTACAAAGTACTTTAGTATTTccccttcaggaaaaaaaccaaacaaactcaTTTCCATGTTGACCTTagatctggaaaacaaacaagatcTAGCTGGGAACTGAAACATCCTGAAATTCACAGCTGCCCTCTAGAAatggctgcagtgacagatcTCAACCTACACTCCAGTTTTGCAAGCTCGCATCCTTGTGTAACTAGCACACAGCTGTTCTTTCTTTATGTAGCAAGTGCTTGTAAAACCTACTGTCTTTCCGTTTCCATTCAAATTGAAAGATCTTACCATCCAATTAGAAAGGAGTCAGAAAAGTAAAGACTTACCACAGCTTCctgaacatttttcttctccactcGGATGCAAAGTCCTTCTTTCGTTGTAACCATCTTCAGATCCCctttacttttctctttctggccTTTTTTCGCCATCAGCCATCTTGCAGAGGATGATTtagctgaaaatacttttttcactGTGTCACTCAGAACCTGAACGATTTCTTCTGAATTACTCACAAGATGGACCTCCTTCAAGCTGCTGCCCTCCATGAATTCTTCCAAGGTCTCCTTGATAGAGGTCACAATTGAATCCGCACACATCTGGGGTGGAAAGCCAAAAATCCCTCCACTTATAGCAGGCAGAGCTATGGAACAATGGTTGTATATATCAGCTAGTTGAAGACATTTCCTCACTGTCTGTTTGAGCAAGCACGTGCACGTCTGTGATTCCTTCTCGTTCCACCTGGGCCCAACAGCGTGAATGACGTTCTTGCAGGGCAGGTTCCCGGCGCCCGTGATCACTGCGCAGCCGGGCTGCAGATTCCCGTGCTTCCTCACCAGCTCATCAcactcctgctgcagtgctgggccagctgctcctgacagGGCTTCAGCAAGGCCACCAATGTGTCTCAGGTCTCCATTACATGCATTCACCACAACATCAACAGGGTAGTCACACAAGTTACTTTTATACACTCCTACCACAATTCCACCTGGCAGGGTTTTTTCATAGTAGACCTTTCTTTTCACTTTATCACTAACCTTTCCAACCTtctgttgttgttctttttcttccttaatcTCAATGAAACAGccaaatttctgttttgcttctgaaatacagaaatcttTCCTCTCCATGAAGAACTCCTTTGCCCCTGGTTTATCAATTGGCACATCTTTTGAGTAAAGGGATGAGACAATTTTTTCAAACATGATGAATGCTTCTGGGACTTCTGCTCTTGGTCCCCTCAGAGAAATGCATGGTGTCTTGGTGTCAAAATGCACTGTCACACCTTTCTTCTTCAATTCTTCACAAACACCAGACTTCTCATTCTCTACAAACTGCACATTCACCACTGAAGTAGCTGAGATTACTTTTTCAATGACTGTGTTTCTGTCTACAAAATCATTAAGTCTCTGATAAACCTTTCTTACAGCCTTAGAAAAGCCAGCAATgatcattttattttcttttccagcagacTGCCAAGTGATAACCATTTCCTGGGAAGAATTATACGTCTCGAGCAAGGAGAGAAGAAGACTCTTCCACAGATCCTTTTTAATGACTTCACCATCCCCCACATTGATGCACTTGTATTCTAAACCTGTTTTTATTcgcttttctgcttcttgaaGATCTTTGGGAGCATCTCCATATAGCAACACAGTATCATCCTGAAGTTCATAAAAAGtgttaattttttccctaatgaaTAACATATCTGatgtttttttattatctaCACACCGTAGATATTGGAAGACGTGGGGATCAATGGTAACTGATGTACATGGCATACTCATTACCTTTTCCAGTAAGTCAGCTTTGATTTTATATACTTCTGAAGGCAATCCACACAACTGAACAGTCTTTTTTTTGTCATCATAAAAGATCTTTAGGCATGGATATTCCTTCTGAATATTCTCTTCTAACCCAGCattgcacagcacagcataCTTCCCTGGGATCACTGGCACAGAAATTTCTAtgctctgtttttccctttcactttgCTTCATGCATTCCCTCACTTCTTTCTCTGCACTGtccactgctgctctgttgcCTGCAATCACCACCATCTCCTCAGAAACATCAGTTATGATCAGAGCATCATCTTGCAACAACCTTTTTTTCACATCTTCCCAACCTGATGAATTGACTTCACATTTTATAGCTATGTAACGTGCCATGATACGTGAGAACTCGGTGGAAGCATCTTGGTGCCATGTCTTCAGCAACTTAACCATTGGCTTTTTCTGCTTGCAGAGAGATGGTGATGGGCACAACATAACTTCTGGGTTTGCACAGTCTGCCTGGGGCCATTTGAGCTCAGAATGGCAAACTGCCATTTCCTGGTTTATGTCTTGGGTCAGATTGGCATGCCTTTGTAAAAACTGCCATACATAGGGGTCTAGTGGCACCCCAATGGGGTCTGGCATCTTGACAGCTGGTCTTTCTTCTCCATAGAGAGCTGTTCCCAGGGAGTGGTAATATGGATGCACAGAAATCAACGTCTCATCCAGTAAATGTTGCTTTTCCAAGACCATGGTTAGATCTAGAAGTTAGTGCACATATGTACAAACACACATATATCATTAATTTCAAATCAGGCAAATGTCTCTCTTCTTAGAACTATTacattgattttccttttttttcttttctttcatttcaaagagcTGTTTTTATGTCTTTCTGATTTTCAAACTACTCTGTAGGGGACAAGATAAAAAATTTGGCTCCAACTTGTTTGGTAAATATGCTCACATCTGCATGCCCATGCAGAGCTACAGCCCCTCCTTTCCCAAGGAAACTCCTCCACAGAGCAAGGCCTCATCAATATTCTACTATGAAATACTCCTTTCCTTCaacttaaaataaaactcttaGTGCCagtgcagttttgcttttttgctggAATGGACTAAGCAAAGAAATGATAACATTTGCAGGAACTTATATGCTCATTACAATGTTCCAAATTACATTTCAACTTAATGTACAAAATATTCTTCAGAAAATCTTGAGAAGTCCTAAGAAAATCACCTGGCAGATAAACCTTTTTCTCAAAGTAAATTCACTAAGCCTGATCTCAGTGCTTGCAGAGCATCTCAGATATTTACCAGAAGTTGCACTGGCACAAAAACTGGATAGTGATTCAAGCAATTCAAGAAATAGTAACAAGATGGTTCTTTAGCTCTGTTCTCCCCTGATAATGAAATATTACACTTAATGAGGATATTTGACCTTATTTAGTTTCTGCAAGCTAACTGTGCAAGCTGAAGTCATTGACAGATTCTGCTCTCTCCCTCTACCTATAagtacaattaattttttattgcacATAAAATCCTctgcaaatggagaaaaaataccAATGAGAAAAACCCATGCACAAGGCAGGTATTAAATGAAATATCTggtaacaaaaaacaaaacacacaaagaagTAAACCCCCATTAGGCACTGAAGCCCTAGACATGCAGCAGTATTTCTACATCCAGTGCACTTCCTAGGAACAGGACAGTGTACACTGACTTCAGCAACACAAAGCCAGGCTTTTCCTGATGCCCacatttgcagtaatttttttgcagGCCATTTGACTGTGAGTACCTTGGTCAGGCAAAGGACAGTGTTACCTTTGTGGTCACAGAAAGTAATGATGGCTGAGTTCTCCTCGGGGAAGAGCTGGACATCTGACACGGGCCCCCCTCCGTTCCGGGCGTTCTCAAAGTACACTGTGAGGTAGTCTGTGGAAATGCTGTCTGGCAGGTTTTCAGCCTTGATGGTCTGTGTCCATTCAAGAAGCCTGACAGTCATTTTGAATTCTCTGACTCTCTTGTGTTCTGAACATTTTTTGACAAATTCCTCAGTATCTGTAAACAGAAGAGCAGTATGAACTGACTGTGTTTTCCTATATCATCATGAGCCCTGGCCATCCCTTCAAGGCAGAGAAATGAGCAGTATACTCCCTGTATTTGGAATAAAACTGTCTATGGTGCCAAATAACACTGTATTGcaataaaaaaggggaaaagcacaCAACCATGTTACTCTCTGCTATTCATTACCACTATGTCTCTGTTCCCATCCCATAAGTATACTGTCTTCTCTAAAGGAGAACTTTATATAATCCCCATACTCAGTGCACTTTTAATTCTTCTTCATCTAGTCAAAAATAAGATAGAAATGACAAAACATTCTTACTCAATTTCAATTAATAAAGATgcaacaattttcttttttcagtgtaatATTTGGATCACAGGCACTTTTTTGGAGCTGTATATAAGACATTTCTCTTGAGATGCCCAGTCCAGGTACTTTTTTAAAACAGTCTGGATCTCTAATGGGAGAGGAATCAAGCTCTGAAAGTTATTACCCATGCTAatacacagaaattaataatgGTGTCATCCTGTCTTACCAATACTTTTTATAAAGGTAGCTACAGCAACATTTATTTCAGGTATCAGTTCAACAGTAAAGTCAGCATCTACATCCAGGCCACTGATGTTCTCCAACAGCATTTGTAAGAGTTTTGGACCGCATCTCTCTATGTTCTCAAATACCACTGAAGGTGAGGCCTCTGGAGAGTCAACCTCCTCCTGGAGTTCACTGTTTGGAACAAAACTCTCTGCTTTCTTCAAGGTTTTTGTATCATCTGCAGCAGAAAGATAAGCCACATAAGATGTTGGTGCACATTTCCTGCAATAAAGAGATTCTTCTtatcctttctctcctttcctttcccaagaAAGGAGATTGTTAACCAAAAATAATACTGCAGGGTACCACTGCACATTTTGAGATCCAAAACAGCCCAGATGCAATattctgcactgctgcaggcagcttgTTTGCTGGCACACAAACAGACCTGAGTAAACATGTCCAAGGTCACTGGTGTGTCTCTGAATTAGAGATTAACTAAACGAAAATCCATTGAGATAATAGCCACAGCTGCTCAGATGTTGGTAAGTGTTGGGAGAGATCTTGCAGCCTTTGCATCTGTTTCTTAGCCCACATGCAGGCAAAAAAAGCCTGAACATGGCTCAGGACATCCACAGGCACCATAGGCCACAGCCTTTGAGTGACTTGTGAAACCTTCTGATGACCACTGTGCCCTGCCATCAGTGCAGTATGGCAGCACTGGAGGGCCCATGTGCACAAAGGGCTGACAGGGATGCAacattttgcaaacagaaaatataacaGAGGTGCCCACTGGGTATCCCAGAAGTCCAGTATCTGCCAGAGGCAAGCACGTCTCCAGCTTTGCAGATAGATGAGGGCAGAGGTGTGAGAGAACCTCCTAACTGGAGTGACCAACAGGCTGGCTCTGTCTGCTCACCAAGGTACAAAAAACTACTGATACCAAACCTATAACATTTCCAGAAGGCAGCTGCCTT
This genomic window contains:
- the LOC101809986 gene encoding poly [ADP-ribose] polymerase 14-like — its product is MEGQRPCAFPLLVRGDWGPAEPPPALRKKLLCYFQSQKRSGGGECELRTGTGTGTGHIIVCFARPEVKQRVLERQSHQLHLEGEENLRLIVTEPETALATKDERLEEKSVPTKALDAMSSLQTKDDTKTLKKAESFVPNSELQEEVDSPEASPSVVFENIERCGPKLLQMLLENISGLDVDADFTVELIPEINVAVATFIKSIDTEEFVKKCSEHKRVREFKMTVRLLEWTQTIKAENLPDSISTDYLTVYFENARNGGGPVSDVQLFPEENSAIITFCDHKDLTMVLEKQHLLDETLISVHPYYHSLGTALYGEERPAVKMPDPIGVPLDPYVWQFLQRHANLTQDINQEMAVCHSELKWPQADCANPEVMLCPSPSLCKQKKPMVKLLKTWHQDASTEFSRIMARYIAIKCEVNSSGWEDVKKRLLQDDALIITDVSEEMVVIAGNRAAVDSAEKEVRECMKQSEREKQSIEISVPVIPGKYAVLCNAGLEENIQKEYPCLKIFYDDKKKTVQLCGLPSEVYKIKADLLEKVMSMPCTSVTIDPHVFQYLRCVDNKKTSDMLFIREKINTFYELQDDTVLLYGDAPKDLQEAEKRIKTGLEYKCINVGDGEVIKKDLWKSLLLSLLETYNSSQEMVITWQSAGKENKMIIAGFSKAVRKVYQRLNDFVDRNTVIEKVISATSVVNVQFVENEKSGVCEELKKKGVTVHFDTKTPCISLRGPRAEVPEAFIMFEKIVSSLYSKDVPIDKPGAKEFFMERKDFCISEAKQKFGCFIEIKEEKEQQQKVGKVSDKVKRKVYYEKTLPGGIVVGVYKSNLCDYPVDVVVNACNGDLRHIGGLAEALSGAAGPALQQECDELVRKHGNLQPGCAVITGAGNLPCKNVIHAVGPRWNEKESQTCTCLLKQTVRKCLQLADIYNHCSIALPAISGGIFGFPPQMCADSIVTSIKETLEEFMEGSSLKEVHLVSNSEEIVQVLSDTVKKVFSAKSSSARWLMAKKGQKEKSKGDLKMVTTKEGLCIRVEKKNVQEAVTDVVVNSVGTDLKFGVGPLCNALLGRAGPGLQDEFDTTVKSQVAGPGTVLCTSACAMACKFMFHAILPVWDGGQTEKVLEDIINLCLKKTEELGLKSITFPAIGTGGFGFPKTIVSKLMFDVAFRFSSSQAWKNLQEVHFLLSPKDIDSIQAFTTELKLRADESCNAAAAQPGFIRPVSSELLGVHEMKIGSITLQVISGDITKQDTEVIVNISNQTFDAKTGVFKAIMDAAGSQVADECAQHAGQNQSGFVTTQGGNLLCSKIIHLISDNQVKSQVSKVLHECERRMYKSVAFPAIGTGQAGLSSAKVADEMLDAIVEFARQKSVQHLQTIKIVIFQTNMLRDFYESMKKREDSDSSTTESWFSMLKSFFWGRKQSSEKKKVLNLEKKVNLVTFQICGESQKKVDETESWIKDLILKEQFENTISHEVIESFDETQIAILEDLQRRMQVTVQFKNNLSPPQIKISGISRDVCSVSQKVQEMIQQIKSCEEEQSKAELLFNLVEWRYPGSNDSFVSFDKLTNMQLEHAKISKKLHLNVKIENKNYRVDLNTLKATDDQGNTINLQRVRKDEDMQSIELPKEWTDMQNEQVKVVELKPSHPEYKRVEKMFKTTCANFTIEKIERIQSRILWQTYQLKKKSICEKNKNQNNEKLLFHGTAASSLRLINSYGFNRGFAGKNAAAIGNGTYFAVEARYSARDTYSVPDVNGKKHMYLAQVLTGKYCAGRRGINAPPPRSQADPTDLYDSVVDNESNPTMFVIFNDIQAYPQYLITFK